The window TGCTGGTGACCGCCAACAGTTTTCGCAGCGTATTCTGGATCGCAGTGGTGCCCGGACTTCTGTCCGTCGCTATCCTTGACTTCGGCGTGAAAGAACCGGCCGGGTCAGTTATTAAGACATCCAACCGCACCCTGCAGCTGAGGGATATTACAGCGCTAAGCCGCGCCTACTGGCTGGTTGTCGCCTTTGGAGGGGTATTCACCCTGGCAAGATTCAGCGAAGCGTTTTTACTGCTGCGAGCGGAAAATGTCGGGATGAAGCTATTCAGCATTCCGGCGATCCTGCTGGTTTTAAACCTTGTTTGTGCATTGACCGCTTATCCGGCCGGGAAGCTGTCCGACCGCATCGGACGGTCCGGTTTAATGGCGGCGGGATTATGCGTTTTAATTATTTCAGACCTGGTTCTGGCATTCGCAGCCGGCATCTGGCAGGTGATGGCCGGTGCCGGACTCTGGGGGCTTCACATGGGCCTCACCCAAGGCCTGCTGGCGGCGATGGTGGCTGATACCGCTCCTCAAAATCTCAGGGGGACGGCCTTTGGCGTGTTCAGCATGGTCAGCGGCATTTCAATTCTGGCCGCCAGTCTCATCGCCGGCCTGCTGTGGGACCTGTACGGCGCAGCCATGCCGTTTTTTGCAGGTGCGGCCTTTGCAACCATTACGCTGCTGGGGTTTCTGATGATCAGGCGCCGTCTGAAAATGGCGCCATTGTCATAAAAATCATGCGCCGGATGTATTCCAGCAAACAGCATTTTCAAAGAGATTTAAAAAAAACATTTTTCTTCCTGCCGAGAGAATGCTATATATTGCATACGGATTTCCTTCATAACATCGATAAAGATTCATATAAATTATAGGGAGGATTTTTTATGAAACAGATGGTTACATTTCCCCGCACAGCCGTTGCTCTTTTTTTACTTTTTTTACTTTACGCGCCGCAAACCGCATTCTCTCAAGCGCCGGATGTACTGGATGTGGAAGCCGTTGTCTGTCAGGATGTGGTCGAGCGCCAACCAATCGGCGCCGAAACCAGCTTTCCGGATTCAATTGGAAAACTTTATTGCTTCAGTAAAATCATCGGGGCCAAAACCCCCACCACGGTTTCCCATGTGTGGTACTACGGCAATGCCGAAATGTTTCGCATTTCGCTGCCGGTTAATTCCGCCTCCTGGCGGACCTACAGTATGAAAAACATCCGGCCCCATGAAACCGGCGCGTGGCATGTGGAAATACTGGACGCTTCGGAAAACAAGCTGGAAGTCATTAATTTTCAGATTCTGAAACCGTAGTCGATCCTTCCTGTATGGCGGCCGGTCGTTGCTTTATACCGGAGACAGAGTTTTGAATAAAACGCTGCTGCAAAAAAGCGCCCGGATTATTGTTGCCGTCTGTACCGCCGTTAAAGCAAATGAAACCGTTCTCATTGTATCCGATTCTAAAACTGAAGCCTGCGCGGACCTTCTGGCTGAAGCGGCCCGGTCAACCGGTGCCGTTGTGACGGTTGCAGCGATGCCGCCCCGAAAAGTAGACGGCCAGGAACCCACCGCCGCTGTTGCTGCAGCCATGAAAAAGGCCGGCGTCATCCTGCTGCCGGTCCAAAAATCTCTGGCCCACACCAGTGCTGTTAAAGAAGCCCTGGCAGCCGGCGCCCGGGTACTGTCCCTTACGGCTCTGTCTCAAAATCTCATGCTTTCGGATGCGTTCAGCGCTGATTTTAAAAAGGAGCGCCCCCTCTGCGAAAGAGTCGCCCGACTGCTTACCCGCGCCTCGACATTAACCATCACCACTGCTGCCGGCACCCGTTTAACTGTCAGTGTCAAAGGTCGAAAGGGAAACGCCCACTGCTGCCTGGTGGACCGACCCGGTCAATTTTCTTCTGCGCCGAACATCGAGGCCAATATTTCGCCCATTGAAGGGTCCATGGAAGGGACCTTTGTGGCCGATGCCAGTATTCCCTATCTGGACATCGGACTGCTGTCTGAACCCGTAATTTTCGAAATCAAACAGGGAATGGTTGTCAGCACCGCCGGCGGTCCGGTAGCCGAAACCCTTAACCGGATCTGGCAGGCCCAGAAAGACCCCGCGGTATACAACATTGCCCAGGTTGCCGTGGGGTTGAACCCGAAAATAAAAAAGCCGGTGGGGATATTGGGCTGCAATTACGACGAAGGCGCCTACGGCACCGCCCACATCGGCATCGGCACCAGTATCAATCTAGGCGGCCGAATCAAAGCGTCCACCCATTTTGATGCGCTCATGCACAAACCGACCATCCGGGCCGATGAAACGGTCATACTCAAAAACGGCAGGCTCTTAGCCTGACGGATATGAACTTAGGAGGAGCTTTTATGGAAACCGATTATGCCTTTGAAATGGCGAGTTCCAATATTCGTTTCGGCAAAGGGACCACCCGTGAAGTCGGTATGGACCTGGCGGAAATGAGGGTCAAGCGGGTCATGGTGTTAACCGATGCGCATTTAAGTAAGCTGCAGCCGGTTCAGACGGTCTTGGCGTCCCTTGAGGACCAGAAGATCGATTATGCGCTCTACCCGGACGTCCGGGTCGAACCGACGGATGCGTCGTTAAAGGATGCCATCGCCTTTGCCACCGCCGGCGATTTCGACGGCTTTGTCGCCGTCGGCGGCGGATCCGTCATTGATACCGCCAAGGCGGCCAACCTGTATGCCACGTATCCACCGGCTGATTTTCTGGATTATGTAAACCCGCCGGTGGGAAAGGGGCAGCCCGTTCCCGGGGCGCTCAAACCCCTTTTCGCCATACCGACCACCGCCGGGACCGGCAGTGAAACCACCGGAGTCGTTATTTTTGATCTTGAAGCGATGCACGCCAAAACAGGCATCGCTCACCGCCGATTGAAACCCACCCTGGGAATCGTAGACCCGGAGAACACCCGGACACTGCCGCCCATCATTGCCGCTTCGACAGGTCTCGACGTGCTGACCCACGCCATCGAATCTTATACCGCCCTGCCGTTTGATCAGCGCCCCCGGCCGGAGAAACCGATTCTGCGGCCCGC is drawn from Desulfobacterales bacterium and contains these coding sequences:
- a CDS encoding MFS transporter; the protein is MRDFPAIPKSVWALGFVSMFMDISSEMIHSLLPIFLVSSLGAGAAVVGLIEGVSEAAALIIRAFSGALSDRLGRRKALAIAGYGLGALTKPLFALAGGVGLVFTARLLDRLGKGIRGAPRDALIADLTPPRIRGAAYGLRQSLDTVGAFLGPLLSMVLMLVTANSFRSVFWIAVVPGLLSVAILDFGVKEPAGSVIKTSNRTLQLRDITALSRAYWLVVAFGGVFTLARFSEAFLLLRAENVGMKLFSIPAILLVLNLVCALTAYPAGKLSDRIGRSGLMAAGLCVLIISDLVLAFAAGIWQVMAGAGLWGLHMGLTQGLLAAMVADTAPQNLRGTAFGVFSMVSGISILAASLIAGLLWDLYGAAMPFFAGAAFATITLLGFLMIRRRLKMAPLS
- a CDS encoding DUF2914 domain-containing protein; protein product: MKQMVTFPRTAVALFLLFLLYAPQTAFSQAPDVLDVEAVVCQDVVERQPIGAETSFPDSIGKLYCFSKIIGAKTPTTVSHVWYYGNAEMFRISLPVNSASWRTYSMKNIRPHETGAWHVEILDASENKLEVINFQILKP
- a CDS encoding iron-containing alcohol dehydrogenase, with the translated sequence METDYAFEMASSNIRFGKGTTREVGMDLAEMRVKRVMVLTDAHLSKLQPVQTVLASLEDQKIDYALYPDVRVEPTDASLKDAIAFATAGDFDGFVAVGGGSVIDTAKAANLYATYPPADFLDYVNPPVGKGQPVPGALKPLFAIPTTAGTGSETTGVVIFDLEAMHAKTGIAHRRLKPTLGIVDPENTRTLPPIIAASTGLDVLTHAIESYTALPFDQRPRPEKPILRPAYQGSNPVSDLWALQALRMLKENFIQAVENPSDEKARGIMMLAASFAGIGFGNAGVTLPHGMSYPVSGMVKNYRPKEYPGDRPLVPHGMAVVLNAPAAFRFTAPACPEKHLQAAEALGADISKAKPEDAGDIIAEQVIAFMKRLKIPNGLSAVGYTPDDIPKLVAGALPQHRVIKLSPRPVTEADLRAVFKDAMLYW